A stretch of the Ictidomys tridecemlineatus isolate mIctTri1 chromosome 5, mIctTri1.hap1, whole genome shotgun sequence genome encodes the following:
- the Psmc1 gene encoding 26S proteasome regulatory subunit 4 isoform X2, with product MGQSQSGGHGPGGGKKDDKDKKKKYEPPVPTRVGKKKKKTKGPDAASKLPLVTPHTQCRLKLLKLERIKDYLLMEEEFIRNQEQMKPLEEKQEEERSKVDDLRGTPMSVGTLEEIIDDNHAIVSTSVGSEHYVSILSFVDKDLLEPGCSVLLNHKVHAVIGVLMDDTDPLVTVMKVEKAPQETYADIGGLDNQIQEIKESVELPLTHPEYYEEMGIKPPKGVILYGPPGTGKTLLAKAVANQTSATFLRVVGSELIQKYLGDGPKLVRELFRVAEEHAPSIVFIDEIDAIGTKRYDSNSGGEREIQRTMLELLNQLDGFDSRGDVKVIMATNRIETLDPALIRPGRIDRKIEFPLPDEKTKKRIFQIHTSRMTLADDVTLDDLIMAKDDLSGADIKAICTEAGLMALRERRMKVTNEDFKKSKENVLYKKQEGTPEGLYL from the exons ATG ggtCAAAGTCAGAGTGGTGGTCATGGTCCTGGAGGTGGCAAGAAGGATGACAAG gataagaaaaaaaaatatgaacctCCTGTACCAACCAGAgtggggaaaaagaagaagaaaacaaagggacCAGATGCTGCCAGCAAACTCCCACTGG tgACACCTCACACTCAGTGTCGCTTGAAATTACTGAAGTTAGAAAGAATTAAAGATTATCTTCTCATGGAAGAAGAATTCATTAGAAATCAAGAACAAATGAAACCATTAGAAGAAAAGCAAGAG GAGGAAAGATCAAAGGTGGATGATCTGAGGGGGACCCCAATGTCAGTAGGAACTTTGGAAGAGATCATTGATGACAATCACGCCATCGTGTCCACATCTGTGGGCTCAGAACACTATGTCAGCATCCTTTCATTTGTGGACAAGGATTTGTTGGAACCAGGCTGCTCAGTTCTGCTCAACCACAAA GTGCATGCCGTGATAGGAGTGCTGATGGATGACACAGATCccttggtcacagtgatgaaggTGGAAAAGGCCCCCCAGGAGACCTATGCAGATATTGGGGGATTGGACAACCAAATCCAAGAAATTAAG gaatctGTGGAGCTTCCTCTCACCCACCCTGAATATTATGAAGAGATGGGTATAAAGCCCCCAAAGGGGGTCATTCTCTATGGTCCACCTGGCACAG GTAAAACCTTGTTAGCCAAAGCCGTAGCAAACCAGACCTCGGCCACTTTCTTAAGAGTGGTTGGCTCTGAACTTATTCAGAAGTACCTAGGTGACGGTCCCAAACTTGTGCGGGAATTGTTTCGAGTTGCTGAAGAACATGCACCATCCATTGTGTTCATTGATGAAATCGATGCCATTGGGACCAAAAG ATACGATTCAAATTCTGGAGGCGAAAGAGAGATTCAGCGGACAATGTTGGAATTGTTGAACCAGTTGGATGGATTTGATTCAAGAGGAGACGTAAAAGTTATCATGGCCACAAACCGAATAGAAACTCTGGATCCAGCACTTATCAGACCAG GTCGCATCGACAGAAAGATTGAGTTCCCCCTGCCTGATGAAAAGACTAAGAAGCGCATCTTTCAGATTCACACAAGCCGGATGACACTGGCCGATGACGTAACCCTGGACGATTTAATTATGGCAAAGGACGACCTCTCTGGTGCTGACATCAAG GCAATCTGTACAGAAGCTGGTCTGATGGCCTTGAGAGAACGTAGAATGAAAGTAACAAATGAAGACTtcaaaaaatctaaagaaaatgttctttataaaaaacAAGAAGGCACCCCTGAGGGCCTCTATCTTTAG
- the Psmc1 gene encoding 26S proteasome regulatory subunit 4 isoform X1 produces MEEEFIRNQEQMKPLEEKQEEERSKVDDLRGTPMSVGTLEEIIDDNHAIVSTSVGSEHYVSILSFVDKDLLEPGCSVLLNHKVHAVIGVLMDDTDPLVTVMKVEKAPQETYADIGGLDNQIQEIKESVELPLTHPEYYEEMGIKPPKGVILYGPPGTGKTLLAKAVANQTSATFLRVVGSELIQKYLGDGPKLVRELFRVAEEHAPSIVFIDEIDAIGTKRYDSNSGGEREIQRTMLELLNQLDGFDSRGDVKVIMATNRIETLDPALIRPGRIDRKIEFPLPDEKTKKRIFQIHTSRMTLADDVTLDDLIMAKDDLSGADIKAICTEAGLMALRERRMKVTNEDFKKSKENVLYKKQEGTPEGLYL; encoded by the exons ATGGAAGAAGAATTCATTAGAAATCAAGAACAAATGAAACCATTAGAAGAAAAGCAAGAG GAGGAAAGATCAAAGGTGGATGATCTGAGGGGGACCCCAATGTCAGTAGGAACTTTGGAAGAGATCATTGATGACAATCACGCCATCGTGTCCACATCTGTGGGCTCAGAACACTATGTCAGCATCCTTTCATTTGTGGACAAGGATTTGTTGGAACCAGGCTGCTCAGTTCTGCTCAACCACAAA GTGCATGCCGTGATAGGAGTGCTGATGGATGACACAGATCccttggtcacagtgatgaaggTGGAAAAGGCCCCCCAGGAGACCTATGCAGATATTGGGGGATTGGACAACCAAATCCAAGAAATTAAG gaatctGTGGAGCTTCCTCTCACCCACCCTGAATATTATGAAGAGATGGGTATAAAGCCCCCAAAGGGGGTCATTCTCTATGGTCCACCTGGCACAG GTAAAACCTTGTTAGCCAAAGCCGTAGCAAACCAGACCTCGGCCACTTTCTTAAGAGTGGTTGGCTCTGAACTTATTCAGAAGTACCTAGGTGACGGTCCCAAACTTGTGCGGGAATTGTTTCGAGTTGCTGAAGAACATGCACCATCCATTGTGTTCATTGATGAAATCGATGCCATTGGGACCAAAAG ATACGATTCAAATTCTGGAGGCGAAAGAGAGATTCAGCGGACAATGTTGGAATTGTTGAACCAGTTGGATGGATTTGATTCAAGAGGAGACGTAAAAGTTATCATGGCCACAAACCGAATAGAAACTCTGGATCCAGCACTTATCAGACCAG GTCGCATCGACAGAAAGATTGAGTTCCCCCTGCCTGATGAAAAGACTAAGAAGCGCATCTTTCAGATTCACACAAGCCGGATGACACTGGCCGATGACGTAACCCTGGACGATTTAATTATGGCAAAGGACGACCTCTCTGGTGCTGACATCAAG GCAATCTGTACAGAAGCTGGTCTGATGGCCTTGAGAGAACGTAGAATGAAAGTAACAAATGAAGACTtcaaaaaatctaaagaaaatgttctttataaaaaacAAGAAGGCACCCCTGAGGGCCTCTATCTTTAG